In the Deinococcus ficus genome, one interval contains:
- a CDS encoding metallophosphoesterase family protein → MRIAALYDIHGNLPALEAVLAELEPESADQIVIGGDVAAGPMPRLTLERLHRLPVPVHFIQGNADTELVQAREPAGEPALRDTHPTSWAARQLGPDLLREVARWPLTVTLDVPGVGRVLFCHATPRSNTRVFTAQTPEARVQPEFEGVDADLVVCGHTHMPFDRPVGRCRVVNAGSVGMPYGRPGAAWLQLGPDVQFRHTAYDRGAAARRILDTDFPQADAFARENVLQVPSAAEALAYFAALEGAG, encoded by the coding sequence GTGAGGATCGCCGCACTGTATGACATCCACGGCAACTTGCCGGCGCTGGAGGCCGTGCTGGCCGAGCTTGAGCCGGAGAGCGCGGACCAGATCGTGATCGGGGGTGACGTGGCAGCCGGCCCCATGCCCCGCCTGACCCTGGAGAGGCTGCACCGCCTGCCGGTGCCGGTGCACTTCATTCAGGGCAACGCGGACACGGAACTGGTGCAGGCCCGGGAGCCGGCCGGTGAACCTGCCCTGCGGGACACACACCCCACCTCCTGGGCCGCACGGCAGCTCGGGCCGGACCTGCTGCGCGAGGTGGCGCGCTGGCCGCTCACCGTCACGCTGGACGTGCCGGGGGTGGGCCGGGTGCTGTTCTGTCACGCCACGCCGCGCAGCAACACGCGCGTGTTCACCGCGCAGACCCCGGAGGCACGCGTCCAGCCCGAGTTCGAGGGGGTGGACGCCGATCTGGTCGTGTGCGGGCACACGCACATGCCCTTTGACCGGCCGGTGGGGCGCTGCCGGGTGGTGAACGCCGGCAGTGTGGGCATGCCGTACGGGCGGCCCGGTGCGGCGTGGCTGCAGCTCGGTCCGGACGTGCAGTTCCGGCACACCGCCTACGACCGGGGGGCCGCAGCCCGGCGGATTCTGGACACGGACTTCCCGCAGGCGGACGCGTTCGCGCGCGAGAACGTGTTGCAGGTCCCTTCGGCAGCGGAGGCGCTGGCCTACTTCGCTGCGCTGGAAGGCGCCGGTTAA
- a CDS encoding tetratricopeptide repeat protein: MSIRLDTSVVLLTAALLGAPALAQTTAPAPTTQAAPALSAAQAAQQARDLAARARTAYPAGSANIDQDLWKQAAAAAEAAVAAEPGNAEYLKLRAEIYTEVGFWQRAQAGWDAYLQLRPDDAAAIKQAATVQYNLGYAAYTRGQLEQAGAFFARCLTLNSADAACATWAARTALERGQYPEAQALYARALALKPGDKTLTYFAALTANAGKYGVPATRAFSRAYADLEAGRAAQALAGFQEAARTAPAFIEAHREAGRLALNAGDAQAALSAYTAAAALPGATASDRYNLSVAQEGARYGLKAAQAFRAAYARYTAGDKGGAEQGFLQATQLSAGYAKAWAWLGRVRYEAKNYAGAAEAYGKAVQLDPADKSSAYYLRLSQQGK; the protein is encoded by the coding sequence ATGAGCATTCGCCTTGACACCTCAGTGGTCCTGCTGACGGCCGCCCTGCTGGGCGCGCCCGCCCTGGCCCAGACCACTGCCCCCGCCCCGACCACCCAGGCCGCCCCTGCCCTGAGTGCCGCCCAGGCCGCCCAGCAGGCCCGGGATCTGGCCGCCCGCGCCCGCACCGCATACCCGGCCGGCAGCGCGAACATCGACCAGGACCTCTGGAAGCAGGCGGCGGCCGCCGCCGAGGCCGCCGTGGCCGCCGAACCCGGCAACGCCGAGTACCTGAAACTGCGCGCCGAGATCTACACCGAGGTCGGCTTCTGGCAGCGTGCCCAGGCCGGCTGGGACGCCTACCTGCAACTCCGCCCGGACGACGCCGCAGCCATCAAGCAGGCCGCCACCGTGCAGTACAACCTGGGGTACGCCGCGTACACCCGCGGGCAGCTGGAGCAGGCGGGCGCGTTCTTCGCCCGCTGCCTCACGCTGAACAGCGCCGACGCCGCCTGCGCCACCTGGGCGGCCCGCACCGCCCTGGAACGCGGGCAGTACCCGGAGGCGCAGGCCCTGTACGCCCGGGCCCTGGCCCTGAAACCGGGCGACAAGACCCTCACGTACTTCGCGGCCCTGACCGCCAACGCCGGGAAGTACGGTGTGCCCGCCACCCGCGCCTTCTCCCGCGCGTACGCCGACCTGGAAGCCGGGCGCGCGGCGCAGGCCCTGGCCGGGTTCCAGGAGGCGGCCCGCACGGCGCCCGCATTCATCGAGGCGCACCGCGAGGCGGGCCGGCTGGCCCTGAACGCCGGGGACGCCCAGGCCGCCCTGAGCGCCTACACGGCCGCCGCCGCGCTGCCGGGCGCGACCGCCTCGGACCGCTACAACCTGAGTGTGGCGCAGGAGGGCGCGCGTTACGGCCTGAAGGCTGCGCAGGCCTTCCGTGCCGCGTACGCCCGGTACACCGCCGGCGACAAGGGCGGTGCGGAGCAGGGGTTCCTGCAGGCCACGCAGCTCAGCGCCGGGTACGCCAAGGCGTGGGCGTGGCTGGGCCGCGTGCGCTACGAGGCGAAGAACTACGCGGGCGCCGCCGAGGCGTACGGGAAGGCCGTGCAGCTGGACCCCGCAGACAAGAGCAGTGCGTACTACCTGCGGCTGAGTCAGCAGGGCAAGTAA
- a CDS encoding acetate--CoA ligase: protein MTERTPERPADRMPTPQSVLARLRYDPAADIEHARADPDGFWLAQAQEHEWTRPPTQALRWDRPHHQWFADGETNITLNALDRHARGEARTRAALIWVSEDEQAHIYTYGTLLDRVERFAAGLKSIGVERGDRVVIYMPLTPEGVIAMLACARIGAVHSVVYAGLGVSALRDRIQDAGAKVVITADVGYRRGKLVDLYATAAEAIGDLISVDYLVLLERIKTLHREHDMRTVAWEDLMTRGRAPAESVEAEHPLFILYTSGSTGKPKGVVHTHGGYMVGTSYHMKALLDVHPGDVFFCTSDIGWIVGHSYIVYGPLVSGSTVMFREGAPDFPDTGVLWRLIEKFGVNVLFTAPTALRLFMKLGEAVLKPYDLSTLRVVACAGEALNPEAWRWAQEHVAGGTGEGAHAVVIDNWWQTELGAPTIGTHARWPVRPGYAGKALAGVDADVVDEQGAPVAVGEQGYLVIRRPFPSMMRGVHGNDEKYAAVWNENPAGYTSGDLAMKDEDGYISILGRSDDVLSVAGHRIGSADVEDALVSHPAVAEAAVIGIPDALKGEAIIAHVILRQGLGYETQVGRGLRASITEHVRHQLGPIAAPAEIRVVDSLPKTRSGKIMRRVLRAQALGQDPGDLTTLEG from the coding sequence ATGACCGAACGAACGCCCGAACGCCCCGCTGACCGCATGCCCACGCCGCAGAGCGTGCTGGCCCGCCTGCGCTACGACCCCGCGGCCGACATCGAGCACGCCCGCGCCGACCCGGACGGCTTCTGGCTGGCGCAGGCCCAGGAGCACGAGTGGACCAGACCGCCCACGCAGGCGCTGCGCTGGGACCGGCCGCACCACCAGTGGTTCGCGGACGGCGAGACGAACATCACCCTGAACGCCCTGGACCGCCACGCGCGCGGCGAGGCCCGCACCCGCGCCGCGCTGATCTGGGTGTCCGAGGACGAGCAGGCGCACATCTACACCTACGGCACGCTGCTGGACCGGGTGGAGCGCTTCGCGGCCGGTTTGAAGTCCATCGGGGTGGAACGCGGCGACCGGGTGGTGATCTACATGCCGCTCACCCCGGAAGGTGTGATCGCCATGCTGGCCTGCGCCCGCATCGGCGCGGTGCACAGCGTGGTGTACGCCGGGCTGGGCGTGTCGGCCCTGCGGGACCGCATTCAGGACGCCGGGGCGAAGGTCGTGATCACCGCCGACGTCGGGTACCGCCGCGGCAAACTGGTGGACCTGTACGCCACGGCCGCCGAGGCGATCGGGGACCTCATCAGCGTGGATTACCTGGTGCTGCTGGAACGCATCAAGACCCTGCACCGTGAGCACGACATGCGCACCGTCGCCTGGGAGGACCTGATGACCCGCGGGCGCGCCCCGGCGGAATCCGTGGAGGCCGAGCACCCGCTGTTCATCCTGTACACGTCCGGCAGCACCGGGAAACCCAAGGGCGTGGTGCACACGCACGGCGGGTACATGGTGGGCACCAGTTACCACATGAAGGCCCTGCTGGACGTGCACCCCGGCGACGTCTTCTTCTGCACCAGCGACATCGGCTGGATCGTGGGACACAGCTACATCGTGTACGGGCCGCTGGTGTCCGGCAGCACCGTGATGTTCCGCGAGGGCGCGCCGGACTTCCCGGACACCGGCGTGCTGTGGCGCCTGATCGAGAAGTTCGGCGTGAACGTGCTGTTCACCGCGCCGACCGCCCTGCGCCTGTTCATGAAACTGGGCGAGGCGGTCCTGAAACCCTACGACCTGTCCACGCTGCGCGTGGTCGCCTGCGCCGGCGAGGCCCTGAACCCCGAGGCGTGGCGCTGGGCGCAGGAACACGTGGCCGGCGGAACCGGCGAGGGAGCGCACGCCGTGGTGATCGACAACTGGTGGCAGACCGAACTGGGCGCCCCCACCATCGGCACGCACGCCCGCTGGCCGGTCCGGCCCGGGTACGCCGGGAAGGCGCTGGCCGGCGTGGACGCCGACGTGGTGGACGAGCAGGGCGCCCCGGTCGCCGTTGGCGAGCAGGGGTACCTGGTGATCCGGCGCCCGTTCCCCAGCATGATGCGCGGCGTGCACGGCAACGACGAGAAGTACGCGGCCGTCTGGAACGAGAACCCCGCCGGGTACACCAGCGGCGACCTCGCCATGAAGGACGAGGACGGCTATATCAGCATCCTGGGCCGCAGCGACGATGTGCTCTCGGTCGCCGGGCACCGCATCGGCAGCGCCGACGTGGAAGACGCCCTGGTCAGCCATCCGGCCGTGGCGGAGGCGGCCGTGATCGGCATTCCGGACGCCCTAAAGGGCGAGGCGATCATCGCGCACGTGATCCTGCGCCAGGGCCTCGGGTACGAGACGCAGGTGGGGCGCGGCCTGCGGGCCAGCATCACCGAACACGTCCGCCACCAGCTCGGCCCGATCGCCGCGCCCGCCGAGATTCGCGTGGTGGACAGCCTGCCCAAGACCCGCAGCGGCAAGATCATGCGCCGCGTCCTGCGCGCCCAGGCGCTGGGCCAGGACCCCGGCGACCTCACCACCCTGGAAGGCTAG
- the fmt gene encoding methionyl-tRNA formyltransferase, translating to MKVAFFGSPAFALPVLEAIREAFEVVLVVAQPDKPVGRGLKLTPPPVAARAAELGLPLAQPKRLRNNAAFAEQLRGSGAEVAVTCAYGKLLPGSLLAVPRYGFLNTHTSLLPKYRGAAPIQQALIHGETVTGTTIMQTDEGMDTGPILLQEALPIHPDWTALELADALSAQAARLIVDALRRAGDLPPQPQDHAQATHAPMLSKEDGFVRWHDTARQIVDRSRGVAAWPQTTAFLNGARLKLAGLHVTEGHGRPGQVLRVDEDGLTVAAAEGAVHIRTVQPETKKAQPAHTWAQAAGVQPGTTFDAWTPPTPEPAQP from the coding sequence CTGAAGGTCGCGTTCTTCGGGTCGCCGGCCTTTGCGCTGCCGGTGCTGGAGGCCATCCGGGAGGCGTTCGAGGTGGTGCTGGTGGTCGCGCAGCCGGACAAACCGGTGGGCCGCGGCCTGAAGCTCACGCCGCCCCCCGTCGCCGCCCGCGCCGCCGAACTGGGCCTGCCACTCGCGCAACCGAAGCGGCTGCGCAACAACGCCGCGTTCGCGGAGCAGCTGCGGGGCAGCGGCGCGGAGGTGGCGGTCACCTGCGCATACGGGAAACTCCTGCCCGGCAGCCTGCTCGCCGTGCCCCGCTACGGGTTCCTGAACACGCATACCAGCCTGCTGCCGAAATACCGCGGCGCCGCGCCCATCCAGCAGGCCCTCATTCACGGGGAGACGGTGACCGGCACGACCATCATGCAGACCGACGAGGGCATGGACACCGGCCCCATCCTCCTGCAGGAGGCCCTGCCCATTCACCCGGACTGGACCGCGCTGGAGCTCGCCGACGCCCTGAGCGCCCAGGCGGCCCGCCTGATCGTGGACGCCCTGCGCCGCGCCGGTGACCTGCCCCCGCAGCCGCAGGACCACGCGCAGGCCACGCACGCCCCCATGCTGAGCAAGGAGGACGGCTTCGTCCGCTGGCACGACACCGCCCGCCAGATCGTGGACCGCTCCCGCGGCGTGGCCGCCTGGCCGCAGACGACCGCGTTCCTGAACGGTGCCCGCCTGAAACTCGCCGGCCTGCACGTGACTGAGGGGCATGGCCGCCCCGGCCAGGTCCTGCGCGTGGACGAGGACGGCCTGACCGTCGCGGCCGCCGAGGGCGCCGTGCACATCCGCACCGTGCAGCCCGAGACGAAGAAAGCCCAGCCCGCCCACACCTGGGCGCAGGCGGCCGGCGTGCAACCCGGCACCACCTTCGACGCATGGACGCCCCCCACCCCGGAACCCGCGCAGCCCTGA
- a CDS encoding endonuclease III domain-containing protein: MKEQLHAEYGARPLDTAHPRRAPMHELISTILSQRTTHEDEEAAYHELRMLGDWDAIIDAPVEQVAHAIRRSNYPESKAPRIQASLRQIREHAPDYQLDFLADLPVKEALKWLTALPGVGVKTASLVLLFNYARPVFPVDTHVHRINTRVGTIPRMGEQAAHRALLALLPPDPPFLYELHKNLLRHGQQVCQWTRPKCRVCVLRERCDAYAIYGDRVPSFSVK; encoded by the coding sequence ATGAAAGAGCAGCTGCATGCCGAGTACGGCGCGCGGCCGCTGGACACCGCGCACCCGCGCCGCGCGCCCATGCACGAGCTGATCAGCACTATCCTGTCGCAGCGCACCACCCACGAGGACGAGGAAGCCGCGTACCACGAGCTCCGAATGCTGGGCGACTGGGACGCGATCATCGACGCGCCGGTGGAGCAGGTCGCCCACGCCATCCGGCGCAGCAACTACCCGGAAAGCAAGGCGCCGCGCATCCAGGCGTCCCTGCGCCAGATCCGCGAGCACGCCCCGGACTACCAGCTGGACTTCCTGGCCGACCTGCCTGTGAAAGAGGCCCTGAAGTGGCTCACGGCCCTGCCGGGTGTGGGGGTGAAGACGGCCAGTCTGGTGCTGCTGTTCAACTACGCCCGCCCGGTCTTCCCGGTGGACACGCACGTGCACCGCATCAACACCCGCGTGGGCACCATTCCCCGCATGGGCGAGCAGGCCGCGCACCGTGCGCTGCTGGCCCTGCTGCCGCCCGACCCGCCGTTCCTGTACGAGCTGCACAAGAACCTGCTCAGGCACGGGCAGCAGGTGTGTCAGTGGACCCGGCCGAAGTGCCGGGTGTGCGTGTTGCGCGAGCGTTGCGACGCCTACGCGATCTACGGCGACCGGGTGCCCAGCTTCAGCGTGAAGTGA
- a CDS encoding EamA family transporter, which yields MTHPTRPMTARSLLLALLITFIWGVNFVVIKWSVADTSPLLVAALRFLVAALPAVFFIPRPAVPARILWGYGLAVGVVQFGLLYLAIQLGMSAGMGSLLMQTQAFFTALLAARVFGERIQPWQAAGMTLAFVGMGVIGAAAGHDVPLVPLLITLVAALGWAGSNLIVRAAGNVNVFSLVIWSALIPPIPLTLLAGFTAGWNEIARSVTHASWPFWAAIVFMAVFNTVLGFGVWSKLIQMHGAARVAPLSLLVPVFGMLASAVAFQEGFPPGKVIGALLVATGLLLHVFGQRAWKRRAVPVPRGS from the coding sequence ATGACGCACCCCACCCGGCCGATGACCGCGCGCAGCCTGCTGCTGGCCCTCCTGATCACGTTCATCTGGGGCGTGAACTTCGTGGTGATCAAGTGGTCGGTGGCCGACACCTCTCCCCTGCTGGTCGCGGCGCTGCGCTTTCTGGTGGCGGCCCTGCCGGCCGTGTTCTTCATTCCCCGGCCGGCGGTGCCGGCGCGGATCCTGTGGGGGTACGGGCTGGCGGTGGGCGTGGTGCAGTTCGGGCTGCTGTACCTCGCCATTCAGCTGGGCATGAGCGCCGGCATGGGCAGCCTACTGATGCAGACGCAGGCGTTCTTCACGGCGCTGCTGGCCGCGCGGGTGTTCGGGGAGCGCATTCAGCCCTGGCAGGCGGCCGGCATGACCCTGGCCTTCGTGGGCATGGGCGTGATCGGCGCGGCCGCCGGGCACGACGTGCCGCTGGTCCCGCTGCTGATCACCCTGGTCGCCGCGCTGGGCTGGGCGGGCAGCAACCTGATCGTGCGCGCCGCCGGGAACGTGAACGTCTTCTCGCTGGTGATCTGGAGCGCCCTGATCCCCCCCATTCCGCTGACGCTGCTGGCCGGCTTCACCGCCGGCTGGAACGAGATCGCCCGCTCGGTCACGCACGCCAGCTGGCCGTTCTGGGCGGCGATCGTGTTCATGGCCGTGTTCAACACCGTGCTCGGCTTCGGGGTGTGGTCGAAACTCATCCAGATGCACGGCGCCGCCCGGGTCGCGCCACTGTCGCTGCTGGTGCCGGTGTTCGGCATGCTCGCCAGCGCCGTGGCCTTCCAGGAGGGCTTCCCGCCCGGCAAGGTGATCGGGGCGCTGCTGGTGGCCACGGGCCTGCTGCTGCACGTGTTCGGGCAGCGCGCCTGGAAACGGCGCGCCGTCCCGGTCCCCCGCGGCTCCTAG
- a CDS encoding metallophosphoesterase codes for MTLLTRRRFLRAALGLGAGGLVLGGAGVAQAYRFGVTRETRALPGLRAPLTVAFLTDLHYGPFIGAGSVRAWVQAANAARPDLILLGGDFMDYFDDGPPTALLDELAALSAPLGVYGVWGNHDYASFGQYATSHGPARANWRARREEMRAAFAQAGVTVLRDENRAVRDDLHLIGTDDHWRGEPNLDAAMRGTGDRVTLLLTHNPDFLDTIRRPVGLGLCGHTHGGQVRLPLIGALTVPANRKFTMGWVQSLNGTPGYVSRGLGVTGLPARNLCDPELLLLTLTP; via the coding sequence ATGACCCTCCTCACCCGCCGCCGCTTCCTGCGCGCCGCCCTGGGCCTCGGCGCGGGCGGCCTGGTGCTGGGCGGCGCGGGTGTGGCGCAGGCGTACCGCTTTGGGGTGACCCGCGAGACCCGCGCCCTGCCGGGCCTGCGCGCCCCCCTGACCGTGGCCTTCCTGACCGACCTGCACTACGGCCCGTTCATCGGGGCCGGCAGCGTGCGCGCCTGGGTGCAGGCCGCGAACGCCGCGCGCCCGGACCTGATCCTGCTCGGCGGGGACTTCATGGATTACTTCGACGACGGTCCCCCCACCGCGCTGCTGGACGAACTTGCCGCCCTGAGCGCCCCGCTGGGCGTGTACGGCGTGTGGGGCAACCACGACTACGCCAGTTTCGGGCAGTACGCCACGTCCCACGGGCCGGCCCGCGCGAACTGGCGGGCCCGCCGGGAGGAGATGCGCGCCGCGTTTGCGCAGGCGGGCGTAACTGTGCTGCGCGACGAGAACCGCGCCGTCCGGGACGACCTGCACCTGATCGGCACCGACGACCACTGGCGCGGCGAGCCGAACCTGGACGCCGCCATGCGCGGCACCGGGGACCGCGTCACGCTGCTCCTGACCCACAACCCGGACTTCCTGGACACCATCCGCCGGCCGGTCGGCCTGGGCCTGTGTGGTCACACGCACGGCGGGCAGGTCCGCCTGCCCCTGATCGGGGCGCTGACCGTGCCCGCCAACCGCAAGTTCACGATGGGCTGGGTGCAGAGCCTGAACGGCACGCCCGGCTACGTCAGCCGCGGCCTGGGCGTGACCGGCCTGCCGGCGCGCAACCTCTGCGACCCGGAACTGCTGCTGCTCACCCTGACGCCCTGA
- the def gene encoding peptide deformylase, with translation MTRPTPDPRAEGAAPRIYPIRLYGDPVLRRKAKPLQATDTLTVPGFGPQTVRQVANTMLETMFEARGVGLAAPQVGLNARLFVAVEYEDDEEENEGQDTPLRSRVLREYVMLNPVLKVIDKKKDRSYQEGCLSIPGIYEEGVPRARAVQVSYTDLDGTARTVEADDYLARVFQHEADHLDGVFFLDRLPPEVTEDHRGELLKMQRHAKRYLEDLAAAEKEAEKHRKENL, from the coding sequence GTGACCCGCCCGACCCCCGACCCCCGAGCCGAAGGCGCCGCGCCGCGCATCTACCCGATCCGGCTGTACGGCGACCCCGTCCTGCGCCGCAAGGCCAAGCCCCTCCAGGCGACCGACACCCTGACCGTGCCCGGCTTCGGGCCGCAGACCGTGCGGCAGGTGGCGAACACCATGCTGGAAACCATGTTCGAGGCCCGCGGCGTGGGCCTCGCGGCGCCGCAGGTGGGCCTGAACGCCCGGCTGTTCGTGGCCGTGGAGTACGAGGATGACGAGGAGGAGAACGAGGGGCAGGACACGCCCCTGCGCTCCCGCGTGCTGCGCGAGTACGTGATGCTCAACCCCGTCCTGAAGGTCATCGACAAGAAAAAGGACCGCAGCTACCAGGAAGGTTGCCTGAGCATCCCGGGCATCTACGAGGAGGGCGTGCCGCGCGCCCGGGCGGTGCAGGTGTCGTACACGGACCTGGACGGCACGGCGCGCACCGTGGAGGCCGACGATTACCTGGCCCGCGTGTTCCAGCACGAGGCCGACCACCTGGACGGCGTGTTCTTCCTGGACCGCCTGCCCCCGGAAGTCACCGAGGACCACCGCGGCGAGCTGCTGAAGATGCAGCGGCACGCCAAACGCTACCTGGAGGACCTTGCGGCCGCCGAGAAGGAAGCGGAGAAGCACCGGAAGGAAAACCTTTGA
- a CDS encoding intradiol ring-cleavage dioxygenase encodes MTDQERLILPYPTDEHDDHDPDDLNNLGLQADAAMLGRSVMDRRRVLGLGVAGVGALLGTGLLGDLGAFGARAQSGAAGGAACTVIPPETAGPYPADGSVASGQALNVLTRSGIVRSDLRRSLGTGAVAAGVPLTLRLKLVNVNSRCAPLAGYAVYVWHCTADGQYSLYSPGVVGEDYLRGVQAAGPDGVVTFRTVFPGCYAGRWPHVHFEVYPTLGSATAARNRVQTSQLALPEAACRAAYATAGYGPSARNLSGTSLTRDMVFRDGYASQLAALTGSAGQGFTAALTVGLALAR; translated from the coding sequence ATGACCGACCAAGAGCGCCTGATCCTGCCCTACCCGACCGACGAACACGACGACCACGACCCGGACGACCTGAACAACCTGGGATTGCAGGCGGACGCGGCCATGCTGGGCCGCAGCGTGATGGACCGCCGCCGCGTGCTGGGCCTGGGCGTGGCGGGCGTGGGCGCGCTGCTGGGCACCGGCCTGCTGGGGGACCTGGGCGCCTTCGGGGCGCGGGCGCAGTCGGGCGCGGCGGGCGGCGCGGCCTGCACGGTGATCCCGCCGGAAACGGCCGGGCCGTACCCGGCGGACGGGTCGGTGGCGTCCGGACAGGCGCTGAACGTGCTGACCCGCAGCGGCATCGTGCGCAGCGACCTGCGGCGCAGCCTGGGGACCGGGGCGGTGGCGGCGGGCGTGCCGCTCACCCTGCGGCTGAAGCTGGTGAACGTGAACAGCCGCTGCGCGCCGCTGGCCGGGTACGCCGTGTACGTGTGGCACTGCACGGCGGACGGGCAGTACAGCCTGTACAGCCCGGGCGTGGTCGGCGAGGACTACCTGCGGGGCGTGCAGGCTGCCGGGCCGGACGGCGTGGTGACCTTCCGCACGGTGTTCCCCGGGTGTTACGCGGGCCGCTGGCCGCACGTGCACTTCGAGGTGTACCCCACGCTGGGCAGCGCCACGGCCGCGCGCAACCGGGTGCAGACCTCGCAGCTGGCGCTGCCGGAAGCGGCGTGCCGGGCGGCGTACGCCACCGCCGGGTACGGGCCGAGCGCACGGAACCTGAGCGGCACCAGCCTGACGCGGGACATGGTGTTCCGGGACGGGTACGCCTCGCAGCTCGCGGCGCTGACCGGCAGCGCGGGTCAGGGGTTCACGGCGGCCCTGACGGTGGGGCTGGCCCTGGCCCGCTAG
- the der gene encoding ribosome biogenesis GTPase Der, whose amino-acid sequence MHKVAIVGRPNVGKSSLFNRLIGRREAVVADFPGVTRDAKEGLMLYHNHRITLIDTGGLWSGDEWEQAIREKAEWAMEGAQAVIFVLDPREGLSAADYEVAEWLRRLGKPVIVVANKIDSPKHEVYMAELWGLGFGDPVAISAEHARGLDDLMDRVMKHLPEDDEDVPEIAPIRISLIGRPNVGKSSLLNAITQSDRAIVADQPGTTRDSLDVEWDYGGQRFVLVDTAGIRKKPDTAIEDFAIQRSQAAIGRSDLIWLVVNATELGDHELKLANLAYESGKPVIVVVNKWDLVPDADLKRTEKDLNQKLHHISYAPRVYTSAINDYGIHEMLAEAMKMYEKWQSRIPTSELNRWLEVWQMKQAVPNFGGKKLKMYFMTQVETAPPTFAIFCNRADFVTRAYEGFLQNRIREDLQLAGIPVRLKWKEKGPYKKGKKDGEEE is encoded by the coding sequence ATGCATAAAGTCGCCATTGTCGGCCGACCCAACGTCGGCAAGTCCAGCCTGTTCAACCGCCTCATTGGCCGGCGCGAGGCCGTCGTCGCCGACTTCCCCGGCGTCACCCGCGACGCCAAGGAAGGGCTGATGCTGTACCACAACCACCGCATCACCCTCATCGACACCGGTGGCCTGTGGAGCGGCGACGAGTGGGAGCAGGCCATCCGCGAGAAGGCCGAGTGGGCCATGGAAGGCGCGCAGGCCGTGATCTTCGTCCTGGACCCCCGCGAGGGCCTGTCCGCCGCCGACTACGAGGTCGCCGAGTGGCTGCGCCGCCTCGGGAAACCCGTGATCGTCGTGGCGAACAAGATCGACAGCCCCAAGCACGAGGTGTACATGGCCGAACTGTGGGGCCTGGGCTTCGGGGACCCGGTCGCCATCAGCGCCGAGCACGCCCGCGGCCTGGACGACCTGATGGACCGCGTGATGAAACACCTCCCCGAGGACGACGAGGACGTCCCGGAAATCGCGCCCATCCGCATCTCCCTGATCGGCCGGCCGAACGTGGGCAAGAGCAGCCTGCTGAACGCCATCACCCAGAGCGACCGCGCCATCGTGGCGGATCAACCCGGCACCACCCGCGACAGCCTGGACGTCGAGTGGGACTACGGCGGGCAGCGCTTCGTGCTGGTGGACACCGCCGGCATCCGCAAGAAACCCGACACCGCCATCGAGGACTTCGCCATCCAGCGCTCCCAGGCCGCCATAGGCCGCAGCGACCTGATCTGGCTGGTCGTAAACGCCACCGAACTCGGCGACCATGAACTCAAGCTCGCGAACCTCGCGTACGAGAGCGGCAAGCCCGTGATCGTGGTGGTGAACAAGTGGGACCTCGTGCCGGACGCGGACCTCAAGCGCACCGAGAAGGACCTGAATCAGAAACTGCACCACATCAGCTACGCCCCGCGCGTGTACACCAGCGCCATCAACGACTACGGCATTCACGAGATGCTGGCCGAAGCCATGAAGATGTACGAGAAGTGGCAGAGCCGCATCCCCACCAGCGAACTGAACCGCTGGCTGGAAGTGTGGCAGATGAAGCAGGCCGTGCCGAACTTCGGCGGGAAGAAACTCAAGATGTACTTCATGACCCAGGTGGAGACCGCGCCCCCCACCTTCGCGATCTTCTGCAACCGCGCCGACTTCGTGACGCGGGCGTACGAGGGCTTCCTGCAAAACCGCATCCGCGAGGACCTGCAACTCGCCGGGATTCCCGTGCGGCTCAAGTGGAAGGAAAAAGGCCCGTACAAGAAAGGCAAGAAGGACGGCGAGGAAGAGTAA